TTCGCCTCGGAAAATAGTTCATGTCTTgggggacaataaaagtgctatttccctcacactcatacaataactgtataatattataCCTTTCCCTATTTTTACACTTTATAAAAAGTAGACAATAGAAATGCTACTTTAACCACATCCTCCAAAAGCGCTATTAACCAGGTTAATAGTCAAAAGTGCTATTTACCCGGAATGAGCACATTGATATTTTCGCAGtttttttgctttgttcattctgattggtcaatgcaTAAGCGTTTTCGAGACCAAGAAGAAGCAGACACAGTATGTTTACTGAAATCGTAGGAGGGAATGCTAAAGGAACATTTCGGAGAATGGTTTCATCTACAAGTTTCGATAATCTGGATGAAGAAGTGCTGGAGAGGACTTTTTCTGAAAAAGACAGCGCTAGCacaaaacaagtaataaaaacGGCAGTTAGCATGCTAAAAGACTATCTTCGGGAAAAAGCATTAGGAATAGTGGAGGATATGAACACTGGTTCGAAAAACATGGAATGCTTTAAatgaggtataataaaacagcTATTGTATGGGTATTTCAgcaaatatcacttttattgcaaccccctcccccccccccccaccacccccccacccccaccccccaccccccattgacatcaactacatgtatttcccTCAGAAGCCTAGGAAAATAGTTCATGTCCCGGGGGACATTAAAGTGTTATTTCCTTCACACCCTTTCAATAACTGTATAATACTGACCATTCTCCTTCCAAAGACTACATAACATAGGTGGAATTGTCCAAGTTGTAGCTAAGGTTAAATAGAATAATTACCAGGAGTAGCAATACTAACCAGCAGTCATTGCCTTAGTAGTAAGGTTCCATAACATAGTTACCAGGTAAAGCAATGCGTACTAACGGTATTGTATTAGTTATAACTGCTATTACATAAAATAGTTACCAGATGTAGCAATATTAACTAGCGGTGATTGGTTTGGCTTGGTTTAATATAATCTAACGTCTTATCAACTTTCCTGTTTgcgaaaaaaaaacccagacaattatcattattattatcacTTTGTCCTTTCTAAgattacaatatacaaaaaatataaccCGGTAGATATTAGAATCTTATATTATAGAAACTTGTGACGGGCGTCGTGAAACCTTACACCGGCGGGTTTACACTGCGCAgaatgttaaatgtttaaagTCAGGATTCTGATTATATAAAACAGCTAAATAACATTCAAGTGTGTAACGATGTCACAATATTACCTCTTTTATATGAATCCATAATTAAATCCACAAAAATAGTACTCAAAGACACACAATCACGATTTTTTAACATCAAGGCTTCATTCTTATAACACTTTGGATTGAAAATAGCGGTTCGGTAAATACCAAGATAACGAACGAAAAGTTCCTCTTAATATACACATTCCGTATCGTATTTTTACAAACAATGCCGCCTTGTTCTAAATATGTCACTTGAAGCGATCGAATAATGTAGCGAAGTGTTTTGTGTTCATGTATCATCAATTAAGTGTGAATTAGTGATTGGACTGTTAAAATGGGATATATGAAACCTAAAATGTAAGTACACGTCGTTGTCATCAAATTTAGAGTTGCGCTGTATAAAATAGTTTCGGTCGCTAAAGGTCGGTTGGCGTCCTTTAGCTATCTGAAGTAGGAAAAGGGGTGCTCCAGTACACAAGACTTATTCGGGAGGAAAAGTTAAGTCATCTGGGCGTGTTGGAAGTTCAAGTCCAACTCAACAATCCACACAAGTGTTTAGACTTGTTCGTAGTTAAACATGGTGGTCCATCATTGCTTAGAAGGGGTTGGTTTCGCAGTACCAAACTGGACTGGGACAGTGTTAAGATGATCATCGTTTTGAGTGGTTCTAAACCCTCAACAGCTCGAGAAATACTTAGAGGTTTTCAAAGACGAGCTAGGCACCTTGAAGGATATCAAGCACAGATAAAGGTCAAAGAGGAAGCTCACCCAAAATTCTGCAATGCACCTACTGGTTCCTTTCGCAATAAAAGAAAAAGCTGACAGGGAGCTGAACTGACTTGTCAAAACAGGTATTTCGACTACGATTTAACGGCCTAAGCTATACAACAGCACTCACATTTGTTGTAATTTAAAGGTCACAATCAATCAAGTTCTTAATATCGACCAAAACCTACTACCAAACATCGATGAAATCTTCGCGACACTGGTTGCTGGTCAATATTTTACGAAGATCAACCTGAAAAACACATATCTACAAAGGATAGTGCGTGAGGCTGGCCGACTATACCGGACATAGCATCGGCTCTAGGGATACCCAGTGATCACCATTGCCTGTTTTAACGTGGCGGCCCGCCACCCTTAGCTGGGTACCGCCACGCTTACACAACCAAATTCACTCGATCCGCCACGCATGTAATTGTTACCTAACACCCCTATTTTGTATCGATTTCAAGCGTTTCTATAGCGTCCGATACTCATTACCTATGGCCCCTGTTTTTACAGGTGAACTAGGCCTAATTGACGAATTGCGATCTCGGTTAGTTGCCTCACCGTTATGTTTTGATACGGTCGACTGATCTCTTGATCACACCTATATCGATggtgataattaattaatagtaGGTGTACTGTTCTGACCATGGGAACAGATGTGATTGTATGGTTTCAGTCGATCGGGACATCAGAGAAAATGTTACCATCGTCTACATCGGAAAAACCGACGGTCCGATAAGATTCCTTTTTTTTCACAAGAATTAATATTCAGCTGGGATAATCAAACTAATAATATCAATACCTAAGCCGATGTTTGAGAAGCATagatacatttttgaaaactttatGGCAATGTCACCATGAAGAGAGGAGTATCAGCTCCTTTTTTGGAACACCATGTGAACGACATGCGATCGCGACAACCGATCTAGAAAACCTGCAGCCAACAGACTGAAATCTGATACATCGCGCAAGCCACGTGCACGGCTACAGAAATGCGCAGGGTGTATGAAGATGACCAAGGTAAGCTTACAATTAACCTATATTTGATTTGCTAGATAATGATAGTATTCTAATGAATATTTCGTGCATTGGTTTTCTTGTCACGTGCTATTTTAAGAAAGTACTattagagtgatctcccttccAAAAACGATCTCAAAACGtccaataatataaataatctcAGAATCATTCCTAAATCtctgtatttattatttcataagTGTTATCTAggtatttgattttctttaataattattaaataaagataAGTTAATTAGCACCtcaagtatatacaatgtaacatgtacatttgtaatgaatatgcactaatttgattatatttgttaaaatataattaaattgtttttttgtttttgttttttttccaaagatttattgatggttttaattgttttgcttATTACAAATTTGTAGGAATAAGAagttcataattataatatggTAATGACCACAATAAGATTCATTAagcttttcaaaaatatttatttatctatttatttatctatttatttatttattaccaccAGCAGGAACAGGCTCTCTCAGAGGACTAAAtcaaacaacataattaaatCTCTATTCTTAATGTCATAATTGATGATGTTTCTCGAAACGTCGCACCGCGAGGCTGCATGACATCCACAAAAGTACATGTTcagaaaaaattgtcaaaaaatttTCCTCCAcccatcattttgaaattgtggtGATCCCTGGATACCGATATCTTAGTCCTACAAGGTGTACCACGTGTTTAATGCTTCTTAGACGACATGATCGGCACGACAGATGAAGAACATGTGGTAAAATTAGAGAGAATACTTCAATTATTACATTCCAGTCCATGTTTCCGCCGAGTGTTGTATCGTTACATTACAGTCCATGGTCATCTTCTCAACCATTAACATCCGGTCATCTTCTAAATGCTCCACATCCGGTCATCTTCTCAACGATCTACATCCGGTCATTTTCTCAACGATCCAGTCCGAAATAAATTCAGGAAGAAAGTAATAGACTTTAGCAAGAACCTGTAAGGGTGATGCAAATGAATTAGGAATCACACAGAATCAATCATATGACATTGCAATATAGTTTCGCTATGACGTTGATTTGGCATCTCGATTATGCTTATGAGGAGCCTCATGTGTAGTTGTGAAAAAATACCATAAGCCTCGTACATGTTATGTTGAATGTGTTAAGTTATCAAGTCAGTTATAGTGAGACCATGGATGGTGTTAAAACCTTACCGCTAGCTTGTCCACGACAGAGAAGGATCCCCCGATCATATAGCGGGCCTTTGGTGTTACGTTAATAAGGGAATCCTCTATAGCGTTAATAACCGGATCTGCTGACATGGTCTGGATCATACTTGGCTCTTTCTTCTTCGTCATTTGGTAGATATCATCAAAGTATGGACGACCGTAGGTCTGTCTGACGTCATCAGATGCTTGTTCCCACATGTAGTCTATCTCCTTCTTTAATCGTTTCAGCTGTTTAATATGGGAATGTTACATTTTGCGTTCCTACgtatattcatttttgaaattatttaaaagatattaaatatttcacatCATTTACGTCACCTGTGGattacattacatttttttggttatatatatttatatatatatacatactttgtttagatatttatacatatctGATAAACTTTGCATTGAGAACCAGAATGCTTGGTATAatgaaatcaattaaaacagctTTATATAATGCTAAACAAACGAGGTCACCTGTTCTGGGCCACATACAGATGTGGCTGCACTAAATTGTCCAGGTTCAATGATTGAGACGTTGACACCAAACTTCTTCATTTCAAGTCTGAGGGAGTCACTCAGGGTCTCCATACCATATTTGGTAACACTGTACACGGATCCACTGGGCCAGGAAAACCGACCCCTCACGCTAGACATGTTAACAATCCGGCCTGGAAACAGAAAATTAGATTA
This DNA window, taken from Pecten maximus chromosome 3, xPecMax1.1, whole genome shotgun sequence, encodes the following:
- the LOC117322758 gene encoding D-beta-hydroxybutyrate dehydrogenase, mitochondrial-like, with the protein product MTRNNFRKKLDIGRKGVVITGCDTGFGHILAKRLYDLGYTVYAGVLSKESPGAKVLQARQSDRLHVIKLDVTKDDDVQKALEYVNATGQGLWAIVNNAGMYFPGDVELATVDQYKKCAEVNLYGMIRVTKAFLPLIRKSRGRIVNMSSVRGRFSWPSGSVYSVTKYGMETLSDSLRLEMKKFGVNVSIIEPGQFSAATSVCGPEQLKRLKKEIDYMWEQASDDVRQTYGRPYFDDIYQMTKKKEPSMIQTMSADPVINAIEDSLINVTPKARYMIGGSFSVVDKLAVLAKVYYFLPEFISDWIVEKMTGCRSLRR